One Pectobacterium polaris DNA window includes the following coding sequences:
- a CDS encoding carbon starvation CstA family protein has protein sequence MSNVKSIVIWLLVGLAGAFSFATLALSRGEHVNAVWLVIAAVSCYSIAYRFYSLFIAKKVFELDDRRLTPAERHNDGLDYVPTNKWVLFGHHFAAIAGAGPLVGPILAAQMGFLPGTIWILVGVMLAGAVQDFLVLFISTRRDGRSLGEMAKQELGTFAGIITMLGALGVMIIILSALALVVVKALAESPWGLFTIAATIPIALFMGVYMRFLRPGKIAEVSIIGFVLMMLAIVYGGNIAVHPYWGPFFTLKGTSLTWVLVIYGFVASVLPVWLLLAPRDYLSTFLKIGVIVGLAFGIVFAMPEMKMPAVSRFIDGTGPVFSGTLFPFLFITIACGAISGFHALVSSGTTPKLVERESHIRFIGYGAMLMESFVAIMALICASVIEPGIYFAMNSPAALIGTTVESASLAINNWGFVITPQELSAIANDVGEASILSRAGGAPTFAVGMAYIITEIFNSRAMMAFWYHFAILFEALFILTAVDAGTRACRFMVQDLVGIAIPRLANSRSWLGNLAGTTVAVSGWGFFVYQGVIDPLGGINTLWPLFGIGNQMLASMALILGTVVLFKMKKQRYAWVTIVPTVWLFITSMTAGWQKIFHEKPSIGFLAQAKRFAAGIEQNTLIAPAKSIKDMETIVFSNQINAALCGFFMLVAVTMLISAFFVIRRAMNSDVPTAKESPIVLRDGAQP, from the coding sequence ATGAGTAACGTAAAGAGCATTGTGATCTGGCTGCTAGTCGGCCTGGCGGGCGCCTTTTCGTTCGCCACGCTGGCGCTAAGCCGCGGTGAACACGTCAATGCCGTGTGGTTGGTTATCGCGGCAGTATCGTGTTACAGCATCGCCTATCGGTTTTACAGCCTGTTTATCGCCAAAAAAGTGTTTGAGCTCGACGATCGCCGACTGACACCGGCGGAGCGTCATAACGACGGTCTGGATTACGTTCCCACCAATAAATGGGTCCTATTCGGCCACCACTTCGCCGCCATCGCTGGGGCCGGTCCGCTGGTCGGGCCGATTCTCGCCGCACAGATGGGCTTCCTCCCCGGTACGATCTGGATCTTGGTCGGCGTCATGCTGGCGGGTGCGGTGCAGGATTTTCTGGTGCTGTTTATCTCAACCCGCCGGGACGGTCGTTCTCTGGGTGAGATGGCAAAACAGGAGCTGGGCACGTTCGCGGGTATTATCACCATGCTCGGTGCGCTGGGCGTGATGATCATCATTCTCTCGGCGCTGGCGCTGGTCGTCGTTAAAGCGCTGGCAGAAAGTCCGTGGGGGCTGTTCACGATTGCCGCCACCATCCCTATCGCGCTCTTCATGGGCGTTTACATGCGCTTTTTGCGTCCGGGCAAAATCGCTGAAGTCTCTATCATCGGCTTTGTGCTGATGATGCTGGCGATTGTCTACGGCGGTAACATCGCGGTACACCCTTACTGGGGACCGTTCTTCACATTGAAAGGGACGTCACTCACCTGGGTTCTGGTGATTTACGGCTTCGTGGCCTCAGTCCTGCCCGTCTGGCTGCTGCTGGCACCGCGTGATTATCTCTCTACGTTCCTGAAAATCGGGGTCATTGTCGGGCTGGCCTTCGGTATTGTGTTCGCCATGCCGGAAATGAAAATGCCTGCCGTTTCTCGTTTTATTGACGGCACCGGCCCAGTCTTCTCCGGTACGCTGTTCCCCTTCCTGTTTATCACTATCGCCTGCGGCGCGATTTCCGGCTTCCATGCGCTGGTGTCCAGCGGCACCACGCCGAAGTTGGTTGAACGTGAAAGCCATATCCGCTTCATCGGCTATGGCGCAATGTTGATGGAATCCTTCGTGGCGATTATGGCGCTGATTTGTGCCTCGGTCATCGAACCGGGCATCTACTTCGCCATGAACTCACCCGCTGCCTTGATCGGCACCACGGTTGAGAGCGCCTCGTTAGCCATCAATAACTGGGGATTTGTGATTACCCCGCAGGAATTGAGTGCCATTGCCAATGACGTTGGCGAAGCCTCTATTCTTTCGCGTGCCGGTGGCGCACCGACCTTCGCGGTGGGCATGGCCTACATCATCACCGAAATCTTTAACAGCCGGGCGATGATGGCATTCTGGTATCACTTCGCGATTCTGTTTGAAGCCCTGTTCATCCTGACCGCGGTTGACGCCGGAACGCGCGCCTGTCGCTTCATGGTGCAGGATCTGGTCGGTATTGCGATTCCCAGATTAGCGAACAGCCGTTCCTGGCTGGGGAATCTGGCCGGTACAACCGTCGCCGTTTCCGGTTGGGGATTCTTCGTCTATCAAGGCGTGATCGATCCGCTGGGCGGCATCAACACACTCTGGCCGCTGTTCGGTATCGGTAACCAGATGCTGGCTTCGATGGCGTTGATTCTCGGCACCGTGGTGTTGTTTAAGATGAAGAAACAGCGCTATGCGTGGGTGACTATCGTGCCTACCGTCTGGCTGTTTATTACGTCGATGACGGCGGGTTGGCAGAAAATTTTCCATGAAAAACCGAGCATCGGCTTTCTGGCTCAGGCAAAACGCTTCGCCGCGGGTATTGAACAGAACACGCTGATCGCACCGGCCAAATCGATTAAAGACATGGAAACTATCGTCTTCAGTAATCAGATCAACGCCGCGCTGTGCGGGTTCTTCATGCTGGTGGCGGTGACAATGCTGATTTCCGCATTCTTCGTCATTCGTCGTGCGATGAATAGCGATGTCCCAACGGCAAAAGAGAGCCCGATTGTCTTACGAGACGGCGCTCAGCCTTAA
- the araD gene encoding L-ribulose-5-phosphate 4-epimerase, translating into MLETLKKQVLEANLALPQHNLVTFTWGNVSAVDRQRGLMVIKPSGVEYSAMTLEDMVVVELESGKVVEGTKKPSSDTDTHRVLYLEFADIGGIVHTHSRHATIWAQAGKDIPAWGTTHADYFYGSIPCTRLMSDAEINGRYEWETGRVIVETFRQRGISPIDVPAVLVNSHGPFAWGKDADNAVHNAVVLEELAYMGIFSRQLTPQLGEMQQTLLDKHYLRKHGKNAYYGQ; encoded by the coding sequence ATGTTAGAAACGCTAAAAAAACAGGTGTTGGAAGCCAATCTGGCCTTACCGCAGCACAATCTGGTGACGTTTACGTGGGGAAATGTCAGCGCGGTCGATCGACAGCGCGGCCTGATGGTGATCAAACCTTCCGGCGTGGAGTATTCGGCCATGACGCTGGAGGATATGGTTGTCGTTGAGCTGGAAAGCGGCAAAGTGGTGGAGGGGACGAAGAAACCGTCGTCAGATACCGATACCCACCGCGTGCTGTATCTGGAATTTGCTGATATCGGTGGTATTGTGCATACCCATTCCCGCCATGCCACGATCTGGGCGCAAGCCGGTAAAGATATCCCCGCCTGGGGAACGACGCACGCGGACTACTTTTATGGCTCTATTCCCTGCACGCGTCTGATGTCGGATGCGGAAATCAACGGGCGCTATGAGTGGGAAACGGGAAGGGTGATCGTCGAAACTTTCCGTCAGCGTGGCATTTCTCCGATAGATGTTCCTGCCGTCTTGGTTAACTCGCATGGCCCCTTTGCGTGGGGGAAAGATGCCGACAACGCGGTGCACAACGCCGTTGTTCTGGAAGAGCTTGCCTACATGGGGATTTTCTCACGCCAGTTAACGCCTCAGTTGGGCGAGATGCAGCAAACGCTGTTGGATAAACACTACTTACGCAAGCACGGCAAGAACGCGTATTACGGACAATAA
- the osmB gene encoding osmotically-inducible lipoprotein OsmB yields MKLNKRFATAALAITLAVTLAGCSNMSKRDRNTAIGAGAGAVGGAILTDGGTLGTLGGAAIGGLIGRQVDK; encoded by the coding sequence ATGAAATTAAACAAACGTTTTGCGACAGCCGCGCTGGCAATTACGCTTGCTGTAACGCTCGCGGGCTGTTCAAACATGTCCAAACGTGACCGTAATACCGCGATTGGTGCCGGTGCGGGTGCAGTTGGTGGGGCTATCTTAACGGATGGCGGAACATTAGGAACGCTGGGCGGTGCAGCTATCGGCGGGCTGATTGGCCGTCAGGTCGATAAATAA
- the yciH gene encoding stress response translation initiation inhibitor YciH, protein MNMRRDENSQLVYSTETGRIKPEEEQVTRPKGDGIVRIQRQTSGRKGKGVCLISGLDLDDAALEKLAAELKKKCGCGGSVKDGVIEIQGDKRDLLKQLLEAKGMKVKLAGG, encoded by the coding sequence ATGAACATGCGTCGTGACGAGAATAGCCAACTGGTTTACTCCACGGAAACCGGGCGTATTAAGCCGGAAGAAGAACAGGTAACTCGGCCAAAAGGTGATGGCATCGTGCGTATCCAGCGTCAGACCAGCGGGCGCAAAGGAAAAGGCGTATGCCTGATTAGCGGCCTCGATCTTGACGATGCTGCGCTGGAGAAGTTGGCGGCTGAATTGAAGAAGAAATGCGGCTGCGGTGGCTCAGTGAAAGACGGCGTGATCGAAATTCAGGGCGATAAACGCGACCTGCTAAAACAGCTTCTGGAAGCGAAAGGGATGAAGGTTAAGCTGGCTGGCGGCTAA
- the pyrF gene encoding orotidine-5'-phosphate decarboxylase: MKNENLQQKNQTVSSPIVVALDYASQQAALSFVDRIDPQDCRLKVGKEMFTLFGPQFVQTLQQRGFDVFLDLKFHDIPNTVAHAVAAAADLGVWMVNVHASGGSRMMTAAKEALVPFGNDAPLLIAVTVLTSMDEDDLRGLGITVSPAEQAERLAVLTHNSGLDGVVCSAHEAQRLKQVCGQAFQLVTPGIRPAGSDVGDQRRIMTPVQAQQAGVDYMVIGRPITQSADPAQTLRDIRASLLNGAAS; encoded by the coding sequence ATGAAAAACGAGAATCTACAGCAAAAGAATCAAACGGTATCATCCCCGATTGTGGTCGCGCTGGACTATGCCAGTCAGCAGGCGGCGCTGTCGTTTGTTGACCGTATCGATCCGCAGGATTGCCGTTTGAAGGTAGGCAAAGAGATGTTTACCTTATTCGGCCCACAGTTCGTGCAAACGCTACAACAGCGCGGCTTTGATGTGTTTCTCGATCTGAAATTCCACGATATTCCAAACACTGTCGCTCACGCCGTTGCGGCCGCGGCCGATCTTGGCGTGTGGATGGTCAATGTCCATGCCAGCGGTGGTTCGCGCATGATGACGGCGGCGAAAGAAGCGCTGGTGCCGTTTGGTAACGATGCGCCGCTGCTGATTGCCGTGACCGTGTTAACCAGCATGGATGAAGACGATCTGCGCGGGCTTGGCATTACCGTCAGCCCGGCGGAGCAGGCGGAACGATTGGCTGTGTTAACGCATAACAGCGGGCTGGATGGCGTGGTGTGTTCCGCGCATGAAGCGCAGCGGTTGAAGCAGGTATGCGGTCAGGCATTTCAACTGGTCACGCCGGGAATTCGTCCAGCGGGCAGCGACGTTGGCGATCAGCGCCGCATCATGACGCCGGTTCAGGCGCAGCAGGCTGGCGTCGATTATATGGTGATTGGACGTCCGATCACCCAATCGGCGGATCCGGCACAGACGCTGCGTGATATTCGTGCTTCATTGTTAAACGGTGCGGCATCATGA
- the lapB gene encoding lipopolysaccharide assembly protein LapB, producing the protein MLELLFLLLPVAAAYGWYMGRRSAQQDKEQESNRLSREYVTGVNFLLSNQQDKAVELFLDMLKDDSNTFEAHLTLGNLFRSRGEVDRAIRIHQALTESASLTFEQRLLAVQQLGRDYMAAGLYDRAEESFNQLVDEEDFRRSALQQLLQIHQATSDWPTAIDVAEKLVKMGKDQLRVDIAHFYCELALLAMGSDDLDKALTLLKKGAAADSQCARASIMMGRIYMAQQDYARAVEALRQVLDQDKELVSETLPMLQECYQHLDKPLDWANFIKRCVEENTGATAELMLADILEREEGAEVAQAYINRQLQRHPTMRVFHRLMDFHLHEAEDGRTKENLQGLRDMVGEQIRTKPRYNCRKCGFTSQSLYWQCPSCRTWASIKPIRGLDGQ; encoded by the coding sequence ATGTTAGAACTGCTGTTTCTGTTGCTGCCCGTGGCCGCCGCGTACGGTTGGTACATGGGTCGCAGAAGTGCGCAGCAGGACAAAGAGCAGGAATCGAACCGCCTGTCCCGTGAGTATGTCACCGGGGTTAACTTCCTGTTGTCCAATCAGCAGGATAAGGCGGTTGAGCTGTTCCTCGACATGCTCAAGGATGACAGCAACACCTTTGAAGCCCACCTCACGCTCGGTAACCTGTTCCGTTCGCGCGGCGAAGTTGACCGTGCGATTCGCATCCATCAGGCTTTAACTGAAAGCGCATCGCTAACCTTTGAACAACGCCTGCTGGCGGTGCAACAGCTAGGCCGTGACTACATGGCCGCAGGGTTGTATGACCGCGCCGAAGAAAGTTTCAACCAGTTGGTGGATGAAGAAGATTTTCGACGCAGCGCCTTGCAGCAGCTCTTGCAGATCCATCAGGCGACCAGCGATTGGCCGACGGCAATCGATGTGGCGGAAAAACTGGTCAAAATGGGAAAAGACCAGCTTCGCGTGGACATTGCGCATTTTTACTGTGAATTGGCGCTGTTGGCGATGGGTAGCGACGATCTGGATAAGGCGCTCACGCTCCTGAAAAAAGGGGCAGCGGCGGACAGTCAATGCGCCCGTGCGTCTATCATGATGGGACGCATCTACATGGCGCAGCAGGATTATGCGCGTGCCGTGGAAGCCTTACGACAGGTTCTCGATCAGGATAAAGAGCTGGTTAGCGAAACGCTGCCGATGCTGCAAGAGTGCTATCAGCATTTAGATAAGCCCTTGGATTGGGCGAATTTCATCAAACGCTGCGTAGAAGAAAATACCGGTGCGACGGCGGAATTGATGCTGGCCGACATCCTCGAAAGAGAAGAGGGTGCCGAGGTTGCACAGGCTTATATTAACCGTCAGCTTCAACGCCACCCCACGATGCGCGTGTTCCATCGCCTGATGGATTTTCACCTGCATGAAGCGGAAGATGGGCGAACAAAAGAGAATCTTCAGGGGTTGCGCGACATGGTAGGCGAACAGATTCGCACCAAACCGCGCTATAACTGCCGCAAGTGTGGCTTCACGTCGCAATCGCTCTATTGGCAATGTCCTTCTTGCCGCACCTGGGCTAGCATCAAGCCGATCCGTGGGCTCGACGGCCAGTAA
- a CDS encoding LapA family protein, whose translation MKYLLIFLLVLAIFIISVTLGAHNDQVVTFNYLLAQGEYRISTLLATLFALGFALGWVICGLFYLRQRIALGRAQRKIKRLEQQLSTSTEENVAPVQTVTH comes from the coding sequence GTGAAATATTTGCTGATTTTTTTACTCGTGCTGGCGATATTCATCATTTCTGTCACACTGGGTGCGCACAACGATCAGGTTGTGACATTTAACTACCTACTGGCACAGGGGGAGTATCGTATCTCCACACTGCTCGCCACGCTGTTTGCCCTGGGTTTTGCCCTTGGCTGGGTTATCTGTGGTCTGTTTTATCTGCGTCAGCGCATTGCGCTTGGCCGTGCACAACGTAAAATCAAGCGTCTGGAACAACAGCTTTCTACCTCCACCGAGGAGAACGTGGCGCCAGTGCAGACGGTCACCCACTAA
- a CDS encoding sugar phosphate isomerase/epimerase family protein gives MATYNYPEFGAGLWHFANYIDRYAVDGYGPALSTIDQIKAAKEVGELSYVDLPYPFTPGVTLSEVKDALKDAGLKAIGITPEIYLQKWSRGAFTNPDPAARAAAFELMHESAGIVRELGANYVKVWPGQDGWDYPFQVSHKNLWKLAVDGMRDLAGANPDVKFAIEYKPREPRVKMTWDSAARTLLGIEDIGLDNVGVLLDFGHALYGGESPADSAQLIIDRGRLFGMDVNDNLRGWDDDLVVGTVHMTEIFEFFYVLKINNWQGVWQLDQFPFRENHVEAAQLSIRFLKHIYRALDKLDIPALQAAQEAQNPLQAQRIVQDALLSSINVDE, from the coding sequence ATGGCAACGTATAACTACCCTGAATTTGGTGCCGGTTTGTGGCATTTTGCGAACTATATCGACCGCTATGCCGTAGACGGCTACGGCCCGGCATTGAGCACGATCGATCAGATCAAAGCGGCGAAAGAGGTCGGCGAACTTTCCTATGTCGACTTGCCTTATCCCTTCACGCCGGGCGTGACGCTCAGCGAAGTGAAAGATGCACTGAAAGATGCGGGGCTGAAGGCGATTGGTATCACGCCGGAAATTTATCTGCAAAAATGGTCGCGTGGTGCCTTTACCAACCCCGATCCCGCGGCCCGAGCGGCGGCGTTTGAATTAATGCACGAATCTGCGGGCATTGTGCGTGAACTCGGCGCGAATTACGTCAAAGTCTGGCCGGGTCAGGATGGCTGGGATTATCCGTTCCAGGTCAGCCATAAAAACCTGTGGAAGCTGGCGGTTGATGGCATGCGCGATCTGGCGGGGGCTAACCCCGATGTGAAATTTGCTATCGAATACAAACCGCGTGAACCGCGTGTGAAAATGACCTGGGATTCTGCCGCGCGAACGCTGCTGGGTATTGAAGATATCGGGCTGGATAACGTGGGCGTGCTGCTGGACTTCGGGCATGCGCTGTATGGCGGCGAATCACCGGCCGATTCTGCTCAGTTGATTATCGATCGCGGTCGTCTGTTCGGCATGGATGTGAACGATAACCTGCGCGGCTGGGATGACGATCTGGTGGTCGGCACCGTGCATATGACCGAGATCTTCGAATTCTTCTACGTGCTGAAAATCAACAACTGGCAGGGCGTCTGGCAGCTCGATCAGTTCCCGTTCCGTGAGAACCACGTTGAGGCGGCGCAGTTGTCGATTCGTTTCCTGAAACACATCTATCGCGCGCTGGATAAGCTGGATATCCCGGCGCTTCAGGCGGCGCAGGAAGCACAAAATCCGTTACAGGCGCAGCGGATTGTGCAGGATGCGCTGCTGTCATCCATTAACGTTGACGAGTAA
- a CDS encoding FGGY-family carbohydrate kinase: protein MFTPVILAIDEGTTNAKAIAVDERGRILAKAAVALQVTHPQPGRAEQDAMAIWHAVCQAAEACLSSLHRAQVVGIAISNQRESVLIWDRRTGKPLTPLVSWQDRRAEKFCQALQGSAEARLIESRTGLQVDPLFPAAKLHAMLAELPDGVVRAMQGELCIGTVDCWLNWQFSGGQAYSTDYSNAARTQLFNIHRGCWDEDLLALFGIPSVCLPAVTPSSALHGHTGVTGIKGLAAGVPIVALIGDSHAALYGQGITQSGEIKATYGTGSSLMTTINTPHQQAAGLSTTIAWHDGELRYALEGNITHTGSGFAWIGQMLGIPSVTQLTELALSADANQGVFFVPALSGLGAPYWDVQARGLLCGLCDATTPAIIARAGLEAIAYQIADVFFAMEQASQAALPALRVDGGATQNRWLMQFQADLLQRPLIRNHNAEVSALGAAYLGGKMLGWWEHREQIAALPREVEVIEPSTTNHGILESYQQWRTAVARARLRPEP from the coding sequence ATGTTTACGCCGGTTATTTTGGCCATCGATGAAGGAACGACGAACGCCAAGGCGATTGCCGTCGATGAGCGGGGGCGCATTCTGGCTAAGGCGGCGGTCGCTTTACAGGTGACGCACCCGCAGCCGGGCAGAGCCGAGCAGGACGCGATGGCGATCTGGCATGCGGTTTGTCAGGCGGCAGAAGCCTGTCTGTCGTCATTACATCGGGCTCAGGTGGTGGGCATTGCGATCAGCAATCAGCGTGAGTCGGTACTGATTTGGGACAGGCGAACCGGAAAGCCGCTGACGCCGCTGGTCAGCTGGCAGGATCGCCGCGCCGAGAAATTTTGTCAGGCATTGCAGGGCAGTGCGGAAGCACGTCTGATCGAATCCCGTACCGGGCTACAGGTCGATCCACTTTTTCCCGCCGCCAAACTGCACGCTATGCTGGCGGAACTGCCGGACGGTGTCGTCCGGGCGATGCAGGGGGAACTGTGCATCGGAACGGTGGACTGCTGGCTTAACTGGCAGTTTAGCGGTGGACAGGCGTATTCCACCGACTATTCCAACGCGGCAAGAACCCAGCTGTTTAATATCCACCGCGGCTGCTGGGATGAGGATCTGCTGGCACTGTTCGGTATTCCCAGCGTGTGCCTGCCTGCCGTTACGCCGTCCTCGGCGTTACATGGTCACACCGGCGTGACGGGCATCAAGGGGCTTGCCGCTGGCGTACCGATCGTGGCGCTGATTGGCGATTCTCATGCAGCCCTGTACGGTCAGGGCATCACCCAAAGCGGTGAAATCAAGGCGACGTACGGCACCGGCTCGTCGCTGATGACCACCATCAACACGCCGCATCAACAGGCCGCAGGGCTTAGCACCACCATTGCCTGGCACGATGGCGAGCTGCGCTATGCGCTGGAAGGCAATATTACCCACACCGGTTCGGGATTTGCCTGGATTGGTCAGATGCTGGGCATTCCTTCCGTAACACAACTTACCGAACTGGCGCTCAGCGCCGACGCTAATCAAGGCGTCTTCTTTGTTCCTGCGTTATCCGGGCTAGGCGCGCCCTATTGGGATGTGCAAGCGCGTGGCCTGCTGTGCGGCTTATGCGATGCCACCACGCCCGCCATCATCGCCCGTGCGGGATTGGAAGCCATCGCCTACCAAATTGCCGACGTCTTTTTCGCGATGGAACAGGCATCGCAGGCCGCATTACCCGCTTTGCGCGTGGACGGCGGCGCGACACAAAACCGCTGGCTGATGCAGTTTCAGGCCGACCTTTTGCAGCGCCCGTTGATTCGCAACCATAACGCGGAAGTGTCGGCGCTGGGAGCGGCTTATCTGGGCGGAAAAATGCTGGGGTGGTGGGAACACCGCGAACAGATTGCCGCGTTGCCCAGAGAAGTCGAGGTCATCGAACCGTCGACGACCAACCACGGGATTTTGGAGAGCTATCAACAGTGGCGTACGGCGGTAGCGCGTGCGCGCCTGCGGCCCGAGCCATAA
- a CDS encoding transketolase family protein: MSNAEHLATVMVEQFIKAVEQGIDIVPVLADSTSTAKISPFIQRFPDRIVNVGIAEQTMVGTAVGLSIGGKIAVTCNAAPFLISRANEQLKVDVCYNNSNVKLFGLNAGCSYGPLASTHHSIDDIAVLRGFGNIEIYAPSSPEECRQIIDYAFEHQGPVYIRLDGKPLPALHDEQYRFVPGQIDVLRKGRDITLVGLGSTVHEIVTAAELLAEKGLSATVVNLSSIRPCNTQQLLEILSETPRVITVEEHNVNGGAGSLVAEVLAEAGSGIPLVRLGIPDGQYAIAADRSAMRAHHGLDATGIVNAALRLCPGG, translated from the coding sequence ATGAGTAACGCAGAGCATCTGGCAACCGTCATGGTCGAGCAGTTCATCAAGGCCGTCGAACAGGGGATTGATATCGTTCCGGTGTTGGCGGATTCGACCTCTACGGCGAAGATTTCACCGTTCATACAGCGTTTCCCCGACCGCATCGTCAACGTGGGGATCGCAGAACAAACCATGGTGGGGACGGCGGTAGGGCTGTCCATCGGTGGCAAGATTGCGGTGACCTGTAACGCGGCTCCGTTTTTGATCTCCCGTGCGAATGAACAGCTTAAAGTCGACGTCTGTTACAACAACAGCAACGTTAAGCTATTTGGGCTGAATGCGGGCTGTAGCTATGGCCCGCTCGCCAGCACGCACCACAGTATTGACGACATCGCGGTGCTGAGAGGGTTTGGCAATATTGAGATCTACGCGCCGTCCAGCCCGGAAGAGTGCCGTCAGATTATCGATTATGCGTTTGAACATCAGGGGCCGGTCTATATCCGCCTCGATGGGAAACCGCTGCCTGCCTTGCACGATGAGCAGTATCGCTTTGTGCCAGGACAGATCGATGTGCTGCGCAAAGGTCGCGATATCACGCTGGTCGGGCTGGGGTCTACCGTGCATGAAATTGTGACGGCGGCTGAATTATTAGCAGAAAAAGGGCTTTCCGCTACGGTGGTTAATCTTTCCTCTATCCGCCCGTGCAATACTCAGCAATTGCTTGAAATTCTGAGTGAAACACCTCGAGTCATCACAGTCGAGGAACATAACGTCAACGGCGGTGCAGGCAGTCTGGTAGCGGAAGTGCTGGCGGAAGCGGGCAGCGGAATTCCTCTTGTGCGTTTGGGAATTCCCGATGGTCAATACGCGATTGCCGCCGATCGGAGCGCGATGCGAGCGCATCACGGGCTAGACGCGACGGGCATTGTCAACGCAGCACTGCGTCTTTGCCCGGGAGGCTGA
- a CDS encoding transketolase, whose translation MNPYALSVEALTHKARAIRRRIIHLNANSPAGGHTGADLSQVEILTALYFRILNCAPDRLQDPQRDIYIQSKGHAVGGYYCCLAEAGYFPEAWLETYQHPDSHLPGHPVKHKTPGIELNTGALGHGLPVAVGIALAAKRDNSPRRVFVLTGDGELAEGSNWEAALAAAHYQLDNLIIINDKNKLQLAGTTCSIMNTDPLAEKWQAFGLQVTECAGNDMRSVVETLENLPRNGKPNVVIANTEKGAGVSFIQGRAEWHHRVPKGEEIALALEELKDE comes from the coding sequence ATGAATCCGTACGCATTGTCGGTGGAGGCGCTGACGCACAAAGCCCGCGCCATTCGTCGCCGCATTATTCATCTGAATGCCAATAGCCCGGCTGGCGGGCACACGGGCGCCGACCTGTCACAGGTTGAGATTCTGACGGCGCTGTATTTTCGCATTCTGAACTGTGCACCAGATCGCCTTCAGGATCCGCAGCGGGATATTTACATCCAGTCAAAAGGTCATGCGGTCGGCGGCTATTACTGTTGTCTGGCGGAGGCTGGCTATTTCCCGGAAGCGTGGCTGGAGACCTATCAGCACCCTGACTCGCATTTGCCGGGGCATCCAGTCAAGCACAAAACGCCGGGGATTGAACTGAACACCGGCGCGCTCGGTCACGGGCTGCCGGTTGCCGTCGGCATTGCGCTGGCGGCGAAGCGCGATAACAGCCCGCGTCGAGTGTTTGTCCTGACGGGTGATGGCGAACTGGCGGAAGGCAGCAACTGGGAAGCGGCGCTGGCAGCGGCACATTACCAACTGGACAACCTGATCATCATCAACGACAAGAACAAGCTGCAACTGGCGGGAACGACCTGTTCCATCATGAACACCGATCCGCTGGCGGAAAAGTGGCAGGCTTTTGGCCTCCAGGTCACGGAATGCGCGGGTAATGACATGCGCTCGGTGGTGGAAACGCTGGAGAATTTGCCTCGCAACGGCAAACCGAATGTGGTGATTGCGAATACGGAGAAAGGTGCGGGCGTGTCGTTTATTCAGGGGCGGGCTGAGTGGCATCACCGCGTGCCGAAAGGCGAGGAAATTGCACTGGCGCTGGAGGAATTAAAAGATGAGTAA